CGTAATTTCCGTGCAGGTTGGCCCATCTTTTCCAATACAAGCACTTTAGCCCCCCTGCTTCCTGCCTGACCTGCAGCCATGAGGCCTGCAGCTCCGCCTCCTATCACTATTACATCATAATCTGTCACTGATCTGTTTATTATTTATGATTACGACTGCTAAAAATTTGGGACATTGCGATTATTGCTATCGCAGCCCATGCAACATTCAAAAAGGCCGAAGGAAAAGCGTGGTAAAAAATAGTATTGATTATTAAAAATACACTTCCGGTGAAATTAAGAATCTGATAAACCACAGACTTGGCTGCAATTTTCCCCACAGAATTTAGCCCATAAGCCACAAGCACTTCCAGTGAACCAAGCCAGCCAATAACATTAATAAAAACCTCGTAAGGAGTATTTCCCATCAGTAATAATTAAGATAAACCTGCTGCCGGCCTTAAAAAAAAGACCTTCAACAGGAAAATTCAATATTTAAATTTATAACGT
The sequence above is a segment of the Bacteroidota bacterium genome. Coding sequences within it:
- a CDS encoding NAD(P)/FAD-dependent oxidoreductase: MTDYDVIVIGGGAAGLMAAGQAGSRGAKVLVLEKMGQPARKLR